In Coffea eugenioides isolate CCC68of chromosome 4, Ceug_1.0, whole genome shotgun sequence, the genomic stretch acaataaaaattataaattataaacaatattaattatacatttatacatttatattaattatattaatacagtTATACATaatcattatatatatttataaattataacttatacatttatataatattcatttataatatatacatttatacatttataaatatatgtatattatgtattatatataatataatacatttatatatttatatatttatatataaatatatttatttataaatatattataatgcataaatgcatataaatatttaaacaataaaaattataaattataaacaatattaattatacatttatacataatattaatacatttatacatttatattaattatattaatatatttgtacataatcatcatatacatttataaattataatttatacatttatataatattcatttataatttatacatttatattaattatacatttatacatttataaatatatgtatattacgtattatatataatataatatatttttatatttttatataaatatataaatatatttatttctaaatatttataaatgtattataaatgcataaatgtttaaaaatataaaaattataaattataaaatactcaaaaatatgttttaaaaatatctctaaaaataatccaaaaaacgtCTACAGTAacatttcaaaaacttctacaaaaaagtttttcaccttacaaaaacttctacaaaattttttcaaaaacttctaaaGTGCACTacaataaagttttagacaaactcccaaaaaactcaggttccaaacaggccctttactgtagtgcactgtagaagtttttgaaaaaattttgtaaaaatttttgtaaggtgaaaaacttttttgtagaagttttgttaagataaaaaattttataaaagtttttgtaaggtgaattttttttccttttttttttttttctttctctttctctttctttttctttttttttttcctttttcttttctttcctctctttcttcttcttcttcttccttccccctcccGCCACCCCTCTCCTCCTTTTCCCCTTCTCCTCTCCTCTGCATTTCCCCCCCCGCCTCCTTCTCCCGCCAGCCTCTCTGCACGCCACCCCCTCCCCCCGCCAGCCCTGCCCCTTCCCCTCCCCTCTGCACGCCACCCCCTCCCCCCACCAGCCCTTCCCCCGTTGCCCCGCTAGCCCCTCTGCCCTGCCCCTTCCCCTCCCCTCTGCACGCCACCCTCTCAGCCCTGCCACCCCCTTCCCTATTCCCCTGTTCCCCTATTCGTCCCAGTTCTTAATCATTTGGAGGTCAGCACCTGCGGAGTAGCGGACCTCACTCCATCCTTTGGAGATGAACGAGAAAGCCTTCTCCGCTGTAACGATTGAGCGGGACGGCGATGATGATGAAGACGACGTCGTCCGGGCCTCCGGGGAGGCTTTCATATTAAGCATCATCTGgaattttggaaatttaatgcaaaatttgattttttttcccgCCTGGGGGTTTGCATAGAATTGCAGGATTGAGGTGCTTATGACTTGTGAGAGAGAGCAGAGTTAAAGGAGCAAaggaaaaaagttttttttcccGCCGTTGGctaagattttggaaaaaagttttttgtgtattattttaaagtgtgtaggtaaaaaattttgataagttttttggggttcctgtagcaaaagttgttaaaaaactagtagctaaaaaacttggccaaaaacttCACTTCCAAACAAGCCCAATGTGTTGGTCGAACAATGCATCTTCATTTTTCTGACAATTAAAAGCATACATAGTTCAAAATTATCTTTTGTTTTAGACAGTTTGTAAATAATATTGtgtaaaaaaatatacatataaataatgTATACCTTTGTTTTTAAATCTCTAAGATAAGAAGCATCACAACGAAACATGAATCGTGCATGTCTGTCTTAAAGAGCGAAGTATAGTACCGAAACTTGTAAACAATGGAAACAACAATCATATTATAATATTGAAAATATTAGTAATAATTGAAATTACAATGAAAATGTCAATATTCAAAGAATAAATAGTACCGAAACTTCTATTTTGATACATAAGATTACTGTCCATAAGATTACACCTAAAAagtatattaatttttaagtgCCATTGTCTCATATGTTCTCGTAAGCAATGTTTTGCAAGATTCTTAGGTGTCATTGTTTCATATGTTTTTGCAAGAATTATTTTTTGAAtctattcccttttttttttttttttgctctttctCTCGATCGTCAACATTTTTGTCTTGCACGATTCCAACTTTCCACAGCAAAATTACAGCATAATCCAGATTTAAGCAGCCCAAGGACATGTAATGCAGTAAGACACAAaatctgccaaaaaaaaaaaccaaaacacaaaaaacgAACCTACCCGCTAGTAGTAATCTCTTAATGTCAACCTTCAGAACATCTTATTTCAAAGAAACGAAGAAACTCCAAAGATCACAACTCATAATTAATAGTACTACTATTTTTCGTGATCAGAATTAATAGTACTACAACAATATGCTATCATATTAACAGTTTGGGGGGAAAACCTACATAAGTCACATCATGAGCACAGCTCATGATATGATCAGTTTTTCAGCCATAATGTGGGACGTAGTATATTTTTGGGAATTACTCATTATCTTTGTCAAATTTAAAGGGTTATAGTGAAGCACTAAATGCCTAAACTCACATAAAAGCCATAGTACCATACTTTGTTGATTGAGCCAGCAAGGATTAGTATGAAAACAACAATAATATTACAATGTTGagaatattattaataattgaaAATACAATGAAAATATCAATATTAAAAGAATAAATAGTACCGAAACTTCTAATTTGATTGGCGCGGCGTTTGAATCGGTGTAGTCGAGATTTCATCCATCGTAGTTGATGTGAGATTTCTCTTTCGTCGAGGCAAAGTTGTTGAAACTGTTCCAATTCTTGTGCGGGACCGTTGTGGCGTCCTTTTCGTTTTGTTAGCAGATGTTTCCTCCTTTGCAATTTGCGAGTTTGAAATTTAGGCATTGTTGGCATGCCTGTAAACGGGCATGTTCCATTATGAAGTTAATTTGAGAGGTTCGAGAAGGAAGTTGATTGGAAGGGTTTTAAGAGTAATTCCCAAAAGTAGTACCAAGTATATTGTTGCTCCATGGCAGTTGGAAAAGATCATGTGCTATCTTCAATTCCGTTGAATTATGGGCTATCTTTATTCTCGTCAATGCTCTTCAACTCGCTGGGAAATGGGAATCAGTAGTGGTACCACAACCATCTGACGCACGGGTAAGTGGAAACAGTTTTAATGTAAGTGGAagttaaatttttgtttgagGGAACGTGGGAGTGTTAGAGTTTTAATGTAAGTGGAagttaaatttttgtttgagGGGACGTGGGAGTGTTAGTTGAAGTTAACTCCTTATTTGAAGGAAACGTGGGGATGTAATGTGCCCATGatattttttacaaaataagataaatgtgaaatgctaGGAAAATAGGGTTGAGAGTGGGAAAGGTTGTGGAGGCTTGTTCCTAAAAatcccttctcaaatttatatagatatagatgatACACATGCATTGTTATTCATCACATTTTTAATGTATTCTGGTtctatgtatatatgtgtgtgtttTGTTCTGATGTGAACTGGGGAGTTCTTTTCTAAGGTCCTTTTAGAAGGAGAACTGTTGTATGGCGAAAAACCTTGGATAGGACATCAAAATTAATGCTTCAGGTCAGTTGCAGAATTAAGGGTGGGGACGGATGCAAGTCTGCCACCAcagcccccaaaaaaaaaaaaagtctgaaTTCGTGTATTTATTGACAATTAATTCATTATTAcgtgaattttgagaaaattaacaTTTTATCACCTGAAAGTTGCTTACCCGAAATCGAGGGAATCTCtaatagctagtttgggaggatggaaatgaaaagaaaaaaaaggttttgaaggaataagaaaatttttccatCGTTTGGGAGTTAaaatgagaaggaaaagaaaagaataggaAAGATTCCATTGCCCTCAatcttttggaaaactttccGCTCAAAGGAAAGGAACGGACAGAAGTTtaagtaaattttttaatatgaccaaattacccttaaAATCCTATACAAAATATTTTAATACCCTATGAATCCCTCTCACATTTGTTTATAGAAAGGGCatatttgtaaaataatttgtttaagtatcttttcctttcctttgcaTTCAACtcccaaacaaaagaaaattactcactttcttttcttttttaaaactcCCAAACAACTTAGATAGAAACTTtgatcctttcttttcttttctaacttatcatttcttttcttttcttttcatttccatcctcccaaactagctataaGAAAATAACACAACTATTTATCTCTTTAAGTTCCTTACCTTACTGGTTGCAACAAACTACCAATCCAACAATAAGCACAAGCCTGCAACTAATCTAAGCTCTTTTAAGATTGCAGTGAATGCCAAATCACCTCCAGtgacaaaacttatatacaaaACGAAGCGCAAACAGCATATACAGCTACCACAAATGTTCACATGCTAAATCAAATTGAAGAGGAACTCTTTCAAGCATCTGAAAGAGGTATCCTGTATCGATCTGCTAATTTCTTGGCAGTATTGTCAGATAGGACACCATCTATCAACTCATATTTCTTATAGTGCGCTTTCAAGGTCTCCAGCTGCTGGTTTGCAAGGTTTTCCTCCTCCTTGAGTTGATGCTGCTTCAAGGAAATgccacaaaagaaaaaaaaaagtattattCAATTGGACTAATGGAACAAAGTGGGCTTAAAATTGAAGACTGTAATACGTGTCAGCTCAATGTAGTACAAGGATAAGAACATTTATCAAAAAGGCAATAACATAAGAATCTTACATTGAGCAGGAATTCGGTTTCAGCAGCATGCTTTCTGGTCAAAACCTTAATCTTCCTGGCAACCTCAAAATCAGGATCTTCGTGGTCCAGCCACTTGTAAGTGATCTTCCTGCCAGGTTTCTTTGGACGACTGTCAAACATTTCTACTTCTGCAGCGCATGCTCTGACAGGTCTTGGCATCCCAAGAACCATAAAAGGGGAATCAGCAATCTCAGCAATGATCGCAGAGGCCTGATTCAGAGTTTCCATCTCCACCAAAGCAGCTCGTGGGAGGCTCTGTGGGTTGATATAGTTGGGAATGAATTGGACATTTACGACATTGACAAATTGATCCAAAGCGGCTTTCAGAACATTCTCTGTCACCTGAGGTGACAGGTTATCCATATAGACTGTTCTTCTCACCCTTTCTTCAAACGCCGCATATTCTTCAGCTGAAGCTGCCATCAGTAATCTTCTCCTATTAAAACAGTGTTAAAAACAAGTCAGACTATGCTTAAGGCATATAATAGTGAAATCTGGACAacaggaaaaaacaaaaaccatCATCCACACACCAAATGCACATGGCATCATCTATTATCTATTGATCTAATTTAATATTATTATCTTGCAGTAACATCAGCCCCTGCAGCTAAACTAGAATAACAACATCAACAGCCAATAACTTCACATTCCATGAAGCTAGCTAGAAAAAGGTTTGATAATTTACATCCACAACACtcaatatctttttttttttaagagttgTTCCACTATGGTGGGTTCCCTTGAAGCATTAAAAGTTAATACTCTTCCACAAAAGTGGTTACCTATGTAATTTTTCTTCCAGCAAATTGAAATATGAAAATAGTAATAAGAAACAATATTGCATAAGAACCCAATAAAGTTATCAATGTCATACGTGCTCATTGACAAGCAGCAATCTGAACAGCCAAAACTATTGTCATCAAATGATGGATGTTATCATGGGCTTCACTTAACCTTTGGCATGTTAACTAAGCCAAACCCCTTCAACCAGCTTAGTCTTCTATTATCAGAGCAATTTTGTCATTTGGCAACAGAAGTAATGTCTCCAATAAAACCATAAAAAATTGACACTAGTTCTTACTGATTAAGAAGCAGGTTGAAACAATATATATGAATCTCCTTCTGACATTATCTGGAAAAATCTTATTCAGCAGAAAgcaaaaaagaataacttatgCTTTAAGCTTGGTATAAATTTCTATTCACagaaagtcaaaaggaaaagaacagAAGTACATTTCCTGTAAATTCTAATATTAAAAATCTGTATTAGGCAGGTAGCTATGTAgcttcaaaagaaaaaggaaagaaaagaggataatTTGCCTAGTCAAGCACTAGTTCCCAAGTGAAGGAGAATTCATTTCTGAATACCACAGGGTATGATCGAATCAACATTTCTTTTGAGTTCCTGTGCAGCTGAAATCATCTCCACATTGATTATATTAACAAGCATTGAACCTACAATCCAGAACCTGActacttccttttctttttgggagGGTCGGGGGAGGGTGttccttttcaatcatttcaaaaaaTATCAGCTAAACACCAGGAAACATGCAGAAAGCAAAAAAGTGCACAAGCAAAGTCTCCAGCAGAAAAATATTCTATTGAATGCTTTGCAGTCAGTTCGAATCTAGCAATAGAATTGTACTTATTACAAGACTCTAATTATGTCAAGCATCATTCACTCCTTGTCAAGTTCCgcaaaaaatacaaaaacctGACTATACGTACTTGACACTAACTGGACATGAATGTAGACTTTTGCTTCTTATCTTAACAATCGTCTTAAATCTATCAACAGAGTCCATGCCTAACTTGAATACAGTAAGAAATTAGCATTTTGAATTGTTGAAagaatacacacacacacacaaagacACATAAACGGTGTATACTCATTAATTAACTAAAGTAGAAGAACATTTAGGACAGCATAATCTTCACATTCAATATAGTAGCAAATTCCCAGCTCATTCAGCAGCAAATGTTCAAGTAAAACAGCTCGAGCTCAACTTCATTTGTTTGAGTACTTCAAAGTTCAGCTTGAGCTCATAAGCCACAAACTTGACTCGACTTCGCTTTATTACACTGCTGTTCTTAATGAAACACCTGTTAACACTTTGTGATATAAAAGACACTATAAATTCACAAGGAGCTTCTCCTTGTAATGTCAGACAAGAGAATAGCAGCAACTCATAAGCTTACACTAATTGTTCAAGTCATGGCGTTGCAATTTTTATAGGTTTTCAAGTCGACCACCTTAAAAGGCAGCTCCCACCAGTAAATGGTTAATTTGAAGATATCTAAAGTATTAAACCACTCAGGAAATGCAAGACCAACGAACCAACATTAGAAGCAAAGATAGTCTCTCAGctattcatttgagtctaataCTGGCTGAAAATCATTGTAAACACATAGAATAAATGTAACAGATATAATCATTAGAACTGTAATCAAATCAGAAGGAATACTTTGGATTACACAAAAATAATCTAATCCTATCTATGGTTCAAAGACTAGTCCGAGCCGGAGTTTGTCACAGGAACTTGGCTGGCCGTTCGGGGGAACGATACCGTACAAGTCGGAGACTCCATAATCAGCAGtgactccaaaaaaaaaaagcccaatCTCAAAAACCTTTATGCTTTAATAACATTAATGACAACAAAATGACGATCCCCCGAGAACATCACGAAAAGAATTGATGACTAAAATGCATTGGACAAAATCAATTTGAAATAAACAAaccaaaaataagaataagATGCTAATTTTCACATACCTATTTCTCCTCAAAAAGCCTATAAACGAACAGCGGAGGGGAGGATTGTGTTGGTGTGAGGAGACGGAAGGTGGCCGCAGGGTTCGAGTGCGGTGCGAATTGGGATTGGGGCAGTGGGCTTGTTGTTTAAAGAAGGTTGTCAAAAAGGCATTTTGCTGGGCTTCCGGTTAGGTGGGCTTAgtactgattttttttttttttttttgggatctTTTTAAAGtaccctttttttaaaaaaaaaatcttctatTGTACTTACCAACTACCCTGTTAAATTGCATATTATTATAGTTAATGATTTTATAATGTTGTAAAGacaatctctttttctttttctcttgcaaTGAGGGTGGGATTTGAATCCTGGACCATTAGACCAAGCTCACCTCAAAGTTGTAAAGAGAACTAAAAACATATAACATTTTGGCGTATGTATAAAACATTTGTTTGATCTAAACATTTGTATTTGCTCTTGTATATGCTCTAAACATTTGTTTGATCCAAACATTCCTCTTGTATATGCTCCCATGGGCAGGACTCAAGTGGTGTTGTGGGCATTTTTAACATGAATTTTAAACTCTCCTGCGTGTGGTATCATACTAttaatgaatgagaaatttttgaACTGGTAGATTTCGGTGAATCTGCCATTGTTATAAGACTTTGATTGGAGGTGGCCCAAGTTAAAATTTATTATGCTCCGCTGCTGCTTCGGGTCTTCATATATTTCTTCATGTTGGATTCAGTTGAGAGGAAACTTGCCTAGTTTATCTGGATGCATATTTTATTGTCTTTCTCGCCTACTCTTCCAGATTATATCGATTGTAAACAGGTCCTTTGGGGTTGTTATTCCCTATTATTGATGAAACGGACTGTTTTCTGTCTTCTTTTGTTTTCGTTCATGAGGAATTTTGTCTGTGTTTGTAGAATtcttttctaggttttcttgaGTGCATCTGAAAGAGGAGATAATATATGGGTCCAGGTTTACTGTCGGATGGCGCTCTGAATTTAATTTTGTCAGGGCAGATACTATACTGTAAACAGCGTTCCAAGCTCCTGTTACTCGTTTACTTTAGTGGCTCATggttttacaattttttttttttttggtaggaaAGACTTGCATAAAATAATAAGGAAAGGTTACAACTTAGCAATGTATCTGGGGAAACAGACTCCCCTCAAATCATCAGACAAAATAGATCCTAAACTGGGCGGACAGGAATCTAGTAGTGAAAAGGGACACAAAAGCTTTTCACCCAACTTTGCTAGTGCATCTGCTCCTCTATTCGCCTCTCTGTAGATGTGCTTTACTTGCACTTGCTGGAAATTAGAGAGAAGGTGCCTGCAATCATTTAAGATAGGAGCAAGGTCATGACCTTCTGGAATTGAATTGTTTAGCATGTTAAGGACAACTTCACAATCGCATTCAACAATCAGACATTGAGTATTCAATGATCTTGCGATTTCGAGTCCATCTCTGATGGCCCAACATTCTGCAATCAGGTTGTTGGTGTGGCCGAGCTTTCGAATCGACCCTTTAATCCAAGTACCAAGATGGTCTCGTATCAGGGTCCCGCATCCCCCGAGACCAGGGTTGGGTGAGCAGGATCCATCAGAATTCAATTTAAGCCATCCTCTGGGTGGTGGAGTCCATCCAATGAGGACCTGGCTTTTGGGTAGGGGAAGGGGAGAGCGGCTTGGACCAATTGCGACAAATTCAGCAGCAAGATTTAGAGCCTGAATGTGAGGAAATTTCCATGCTCTAATAGGTTCGAGCAAAAGTTTGTTTCTATTGTTCCAGAGAACCCAACAAGAGAAAGCAAGAATAACGTTCCAAGAAATGGAACCGTAAGGGGAGGGGGAGGAGTTTTTGCAGTTCTGAAGGAGCCAAATGTTGAAAGGTTGCCAAGGGTGGTGAAGGAAGGGGGCCTGGATTTTATCCCAGAGTTCTAAGGCTCGGGGACATCCTCTCACCACATGTTCAGCATCTTCTGAGAAATGGTTACAGAAAGAACAAGAGGTGTCAGGGATGATATGTCGATCGAAGAGGTGTTGCTTGGTGGGAATCCTTTGTTGAGCTAACAACCAAAGGAAGTGTTTAATTTTTGTGGGGACGTGCAGAGACCAGATCCACGAGAGATTAGGCACGGTTGGGTCTGGGTATTTTTGGAGAAAAGCTAGGGAGTAGGCAGATTTGAAGGAGAAGCTACCATTAAGGGAATGCCCCCATCTAATGGTATCGGGAGTGGGGTTGTAATTCTGCCGTGGGATGGCAGAAATCCTTTGGCTAAGATCCTGGGGAAGCACCATAGATAAGGCTTCCAGATTCCAGTCATCAAGGGAATTGAATAGGTCATTCACAAGCATGGAGTGGTCTTCCAAGGTCAAAGGCCCTTGGATCAAGGATCTGAGGGTACCTTGGGGGAGCCATTTATCATGCCAAACAAGTGTATTTGCTCCACTTTTGATAACTTTAGAGCTGCCAGCTTTGAACAAGGGGAGGCCTTGTTGAATGCATTTGAAATTTACCGAGCCTCTGCGTCTAACAGGATTCCAATCAAGGAATGGGGTGGAATGGAATTTGGGAAGGTATTTGCGGGAAATGATTTGTGCCCAAGGCTTCTTGGTTTCTGTTTGAAGCTGCCAACAGAATTTTGCCATTGAAGCCTTATTAATTAAGGCAGTTTGCTTGACTCCCAATCCTCCCAGGTCATTAGGTTTGGTAATATTTTTCCAGGAGACCAGGTGAAGCTTCCTTTTTTGGGGAGTAGAGCCCCAAAGGAAGTTTCTTTGCTCCTTGTCAATGTCATTACAGAGAGAGGCAGGTAGGGGGTGCATTGGGAGTAGAAAACAGGAATGGCAGCAGTAGTTTGCTGGATTATGGCTTTCCTTCCAGCAAAAGAGAGGAGGCTTGCCTTCCATCCtgcgagttttttttttaatcttgtctaaaatgaaatttagcTGGTTCCTGCTAACCCTATCCCCGGAGATGGGGAAATCAAGGTATTTTCCAAACTCATGAGATTCAGAAAAGCCTAAATGATTGACTG encodes the following:
- the LOC113768067 gene encoding uncharacterized protein LOC113768067 isoform X1, producing MAASAEEYAAFEERVRRTVYMDNLSPQVTENVLKAALDQFVNVVNVQFIPNYINPQSLPRAALVEMETLNQASAIIAEIADSPFMVLGMPRPVRACAAEVEMFDSRPKKPGRKITYKWLDHEDPDFEVARKIKVLTRKHAAETEFLLNQHQLKEEENLANQQLETLKAHYKKYELIDGVLSDNTAKKLADRYRIPLSDA
- the LOC113768067 gene encoding uncharacterized protein LOC113768067 isoform X3, coding for MSTRRLLMAASAEEYAAFEERVRRTVYMDNLSPQVTENVLKAALDQFVNVVNVQFIPNYINPQSLPRAALVEMETLNQASAIIAEIADSPFMVLGMPRPVRACAAEVEMFDSRPKKPGRKITYKWLDHEDPDFEVARKIKVLTRKHAAETEFLLNQHQLKEEENLANQQLETLKAHYKKYELIDGVLSDNTAKKLADRYRIPLSDA
- the LOC113768067 gene encoding uncharacterized protein LOC113768067 isoform X2, with translation MSWRRLLMAASAEEYAAFEERVRRTVYMDNLSPQVTENVLKAALDQFVNVVNVQFIPNYINPQSLPRAALVEMETLNQASAIIAEIADSPFMVLGMPRPVRACAAEVEMFDSRPKKPGRKITYKWLDHEDPDFEVARKIKVLTRKHAAETEFLLNQHQLKEEENLANQQLETLKAHYKKYELIDGVLSDNTAKKLADRYRIPLSDA
- the LOC113768067 gene encoding uncharacterized protein LOC113768067 isoform X4 — its product is MSWRRLLMAASAEEYAAFEERVRRTVYMDNLSPQVTENVLKAALDQFVNVVNVQFIPNYINPQSLPRAALVEMETLNQASAIIAEIADSPFMVLGMPRPVRACAAEVEMFDSRPKKPGRKITYKWLDHEDPDFEVARKIKVLTRKHAAETEFLLNHQLKEEENLANQQLETLKAHYKKYELIDGVLSDNTAKKLADRYRIPLSDA